The Hyphococcus flavus genome contains a region encoding:
- a CDS encoding CatB-related O-acetyltransferase, with protein MSVRTNGPDPDNPHPMTGFSQVGFLKPLVDHPMVEIGEYTYYDDPVAGPECFLERCVRYHFEHLGDRLIIGRYCAIAVGVQFIMNGANHTLTGLSTYPFAVFGQGWEDPGYDWANNSRGDTVIGNDVWIGTEAMILPGVTIGDGAIIGARAVVGSNVPAYGIAVGNPARTIKRRFDDATVLELGRIAWWNWPVEKVTANLSAIRGGELEALQAVDNTA; from the coding sequence ATGTCTGTTCGCACGAATGGTCCGGACCCTGACAACCCTCATCCAATGACCGGCTTCTCTCAGGTCGGTTTTCTAAAGCCGCTGGTCGATCACCCGATGGTGGAGATTGGCGAGTACACTTATTATGACGATCCCGTTGCGGGACCGGAGTGTTTTCTTGAGCGCTGCGTTCGTTATCATTTTGAGCATTTGGGTGACCGGCTGATCATCGGGCGCTATTGCGCCATCGCTGTCGGCGTCCAGTTCATCATGAACGGCGCAAACCACACCTTGACCGGGCTTTCGACCTATCCCTTCGCCGTATTCGGGCAGGGCTGGGAAGATCCGGGATACGACTGGGCCAATAATTCGCGAGGCGATACGGTTATCGGTAACGACGTCTGGATCGGGACGGAGGCGATGATCCTGCCCGGCGTTACCATCGGTGACGGGGCGATCATCGGCGCTCGCGCGGTGGTAGGTTCGAACGTGCCTGCTTATGGCATAGCAGTGGGGAACCCGGCGCGCACCATCAAACGCCGTTTTGACGATGCGACGGTGCTGGAGCTTGGCCGCATCGCCTGGTGGAACTGGCCTGTGGAAAAAGTGACGGCCAACCTTTCCGCCATCCGCGGTGGTGAACTCGAAGCGCTACAAGCTGTTGATAATACAGCCTAA
- a CDS encoding threonine synthase — translation MSFVTHLECSYTGEQYEANRPHNLSKAGKPLLVRYNLDAVKSALTKEKLATRTEGFWRYRELLPVTQAGNRVSLGEVVTPLVLLPRSAETLGFSGEIIVKDEGRLPTGSFKARGLCLAVSMAKEFGLSHLAMPTNGNAGAALAAYARAAGMRATVFCPDDTPRVNIEEIALQGGETYLVNGLITDCGKIVGEGKEAVGWFDVSTLKEPYRIEGKKTMGLELAEQMSWELPDAIFYPTGGGTGLIGMWKAFDELEAMGWIGPKRPKMIAVQASGCAPIVKAWEAGEEHAPLWENAWTAAAGIRVPAAVGDFLIIRAVRQSDGFAIAVDEDDIFDARAEVAKSEGLLLCPEGAATYAAFKAALADGRIAQTDRVVLYNCATGLKYPMTAESKTIDRHQPIDYAQFN, via the coding sequence TTGAGTTTTGTAACGCATCTGGAATGCTCTTATACCGGCGAACAATATGAGGCGAACCGTCCGCACAATCTTTCCAAGGCTGGTAAGCCTTTACTGGTTCGTTATAATCTCGACGCCGTAAAGTCCGCGCTTACGAAAGAAAAACTGGCTACGCGTACTGAAGGCTTTTGGCGCTATCGTGAGCTACTGCCCGTAACGCAGGCTGGGAACAGGGTTTCGTTAGGCGAGGTCGTCACGCCGCTTGTGTTGCTTCCGAGATCGGCGGAAACGCTTGGCTTTTCAGGTGAAATCATCGTCAAGGATGAAGGGCGCTTGCCCACCGGTTCCTTTAAGGCGCGCGGCCTTTGCCTCGCGGTTTCCATGGCGAAAGAATTCGGTCTTTCCCATCTGGCGATGCCGACTAATGGGAATGCGGGCGCGGCGCTTGCCGCTTATGCGCGCGCGGCCGGCATGCGAGCGACTGTGTTCTGCCCCGACGACACGCCGCGCGTAAACATTGAAGAAATCGCGCTGCAGGGTGGAGAGACCTATCTCGTAAACGGGCTCATCACCGATTGCGGCAAGATTGTCGGCGAAGGCAAGGAAGCCGTCGGTTGGTTCGATGTTTCCACGTTGAAAGAGCCCTATCGGATCGAAGGCAAGAAGACCATGGGTCTCGAACTTGCCGAACAGATGAGTTGGGAATTGCCTGACGCGATCTTTTATCCGACGGGCGGCGGCACAGGGCTCATCGGCATGTGGAAGGCGTTTGATGAGCTTGAGGCCATGGGTTGGATCGGACCGAAGCGGCCGAAAATGATCGCTGTTCAGGCTTCTGGCTGCGCGCCGATCGTCAAGGCGTGGGAGGCAGGCGAGGAGCACGCGCCGCTCTGGGAAAACGCTTGGACGGCGGCGGCGGGTATTCGCGTGCCGGCGGCTGTGGGTGATTTCCTGATCATCCGTGCGGTGAGGCAAAGCGACGGCTTCGCTATTGCCGTCGATGAAGACGACATCTTTGACGCCCGCGCGGAAGTCGCAAAAAGCGAGGGGCTGCTCCTTTGCCCGGAAGGCGCGGCCACCTATGCGGCGTTCAAAGCCGCGCTTGCTGATGGCCGCATCGCCCAGACAGACAGGGTGGTTTTATATAATTGCGCGACGGGCCTTAAATACCCCATGACGGCAGAATCAAAAACCATCGACCGCCATCAGCCAATCGACTACGCTCAGTTCAACTAA